In a genomic window of Sutcliffiella sp. FSL R7-0096:
- a CDS encoding DUF5696 domain-containing protein, giving the protein MYKKILLAMLIAILPVSVFAESLTSKEELEEIEVETELGEETLRFDSNQFTQPEGENKPLPEGRLDGFTKVTENDKLALYVQEESLAIKIQNKETGYIWHSGVDNANNYRLNNTWTDMVQSAITIDYLDRRGNIKTESILTEETKPNLQMNENGFTAEIDFRGSSIEVVLNVTLEDENIVIDVPNEGVQDGTYNKIVAMKVYPFLGAAHMDDITGYLFIPDGSGALMRFEKSAFRSDTPFIGSIYGEDEGFTRPKSTENVYTYPAQAISVPVYGAVHGVKQNAFLTSIEEGQSYGRILAYPSGASTDFFWVTSDYQYRFNYFQPTSKSMGGFNVYQEEKNSFNIKQKVMFLSNDEADYVGMANKYQQHLEEKGSLSSNNEDVVDLRLELLGGETKKGLIWNTVQSMTEIRDIPAFVEELEQNDVDNLHVVLKGWTKGGLTGTLPQKFPLEKKVGSKGDLEETIQKLEEREVPFYLHTDFTTAFDGASGFSGSKDVSKKINGQPMTKSQYGYSSYYLSPEKSLEIAKKDAAVFKDHGVENLAIETTGSKLFSDFNKGMASSRADMIGLNQELFAHYQEQNIDLSLYRPNDYAWGYMDKYLDMPMYSSNYMFVTDTVPFLQIVLKGYTPYYATFSNFSHNPTEEVLRMIEFGAYPSFYLTRESAQLLMKTPSRGLYTSEFDSWKEELISQYSQIKDSLGKVENSSIIDRIVHQPGVSEVMYENGVSIIVNYTDADVTIEGTTVDATSFSIKERGN; this is encoded by the coding sequence GTGTATAAAAAAATTCTGCTTGCCATGCTTATCGCCATACTTCCGGTGTCGGTTTTCGCTGAATCATTGACATCAAAGGAAGAGTTAGAGGAAATAGAAGTGGAGACAGAGCTCGGAGAAGAGACCCTCCGCTTTGATTCCAATCAATTCACACAGCCAGAGGGAGAAAATAAACCTCTGCCGGAAGGAAGGCTTGATGGCTTTACAAAGGTGACGGAGAACGACAAGCTTGCGCTATATGTACAAGAAGAGTCACTGGCAATCAAAATTCAGAACAAAGAAACAGGCTATATTTGGCACTCAGGTGTTGATAATGCCAATAACTATCGCTTGAACAACACATGGACAGATATGGTGCAATCGGCCATCACCATTGATTATCTAGATCGCCGCGGGAATATCAAGACGGAAAGCATCCTGACGGAAGAGACGAAGCCTAACCTTCAAATGAACGAGAACGGCTTTACCGCAGAGATTGATTTTAGAGGTTCCAGCATTGAAGTAGTGCTGAATGTGACGCTAGAAGACGAAAACATCGTCATTGATGTGCCGAATGAGGGCGTACAGGATGGTACCTACAATAAGATAGTGGCCATGAAAGTTTACCCTTTCCTTGGTGCCGCACATATGGATGATATCACCGGATACTTATTTATACCAGACGGAAGCGGGGCCTTAATGCGATTCGAAAAGAGTGCTTTCCGTTCCGATACTCCATTCATCGGTTCCATCTACGGAGAAGATGAAGGATTTACAAGACCGAAAAGCACAGAAAATGTCTACACCTACCCGGCACAGGCGATATCCGTTCCAGTCTATGGTGCAGTGCATGGCGTAAAGCAGAATGCCTTCCTTACTTCCATTGAAGAAGGCCAAAGCTATGGCAGGATTCTTGCTTACCCATCTGGCGCTTCTACTGACTTCTTTTGGGTAACATCCGATTATCAATATCGCTTTAATTATTTTCAACCGACAAGTAAGAGCATGGGAGGCTTCAACGTCTACCAAGAGGAAAAAAACAGTTTCAATATTAAGCAAAAAGTGATGTTCCTCTCCAATGATGAAGCTGATTATGTAGGCATGGCCAACAAATATCAGCAACATTTAGAGGAGAAGGGCTCCCTTTCTAGTAACAATGAAGATGTGGTAGATCTTCGCCTGGAGCTATTAGGTGGGGAAACGAAAAAAGGACTGATTTGGAATACTGTTCAGTCAATGACGGAGATCCGCGATATTCCTGCTTTTGTTGAAGAGCTTGAGCAAAACGATGTGGATAATTTGCATGTTGTATTAAAAGGCTGGACAAAAGGCGGATTGACTGGAACACTGCCGCAGAAATTCCCGCTAGAAAAGAAGGTTGGCAGTAAAGGTGACTTGGAGGAAACAATCCAAAAGTTAGAGGAAAGAGAAGTTCCTTTCTATCTCCACACAGATTTCACGACTGCTTTTGATGGAGCATCCGGCTTCTCTGGAAGCAAGGATGTTTCCAAGAAAATTAACGGCCAACCGATGACGAAAAGTCAGTATGGCTATAGCAGTTACTATCTCAGTCCTGAAAAATCACTGGAAATCGCGAAAAAAGATGCTGCGGTTTTCAAGGATCATGGGGTAGAGAACCTTGCCATTGAAACGACTGGGAGCAAGCTATTCTCTGATTTTAACAAAGGGATGGCATCTTCAAGAGCAGACATGATCGGCTTGAATCAAGAACTATTTGCTCACTATCAGGAACAAAATATTGATTTATCCTTATACAGACCAAACGACTATGCTTGGGGATATATGGACAAGTACTTGGATATGCCGATGTATTCCTCGAACTATATGTTTGTAACGGATACTGTGCCGTTTTTACAAATTGTATTGAAGGGATACACGCCGTACTATGCGACCTTCTCCAACTTCTCCCATAATCCGACGGAAGAAGTGCTGAGAATGATCGAGTTTGGTGCTTATCCATCCTTCTACTTGACAAGGGAGTCTGCACAGCTCTTGATGAAGACTCCATCAAGAGGTTTATATACTTCCGAGTTTGATAGTTGGAAAGAGGAATTGATCAGTCAATACAGTCAAATTAAAGACAGTCTCGGAAAAGTGGAGAACAGCTCCATCATCGATCGTATCGTCCACCAGCCGGGAGTTTCTGAGGTCATGTACGAAAACGGCGTCTCCATCATCGTTAATTATACGGACGCAGACGTTACCATTGAGGGAACAACGGTCGATGCTACGTCATTCAGCATAAAAGAAAGGGGGAATTAA
- a CDS encoding extracellular solute-binding protein, with amino-acid sequence MKWMKSSIAIVASFMLVVGCSNSNNASNDESKEANNGDQVTIKFASWALGTEEDQNIERLMIDEFEEKYPNINVEIDESIATDDWNNSLSSAASANAMPDVFMVSQVPTGLANDWLLDVTELAAEDEDFANIPEVVTDSVTYNDAVYAIPSAQHFLGYFVNKDLYNQANLDVPEYGFSIDDFTESVRSVTNVNSGVVGLNNPFAIVDWYPSSVNETIGWYTFSDEEYHLDSNEFISGVNLTSNFVTNGYSYENLSDEQKANFNGEHAGEVFAGGGIGLFWDGSWAVENFSTNLDFDWDFVGTPGGRTVIVNDFMGISKSTKHQEEAFLFAKWMSFGKEGFLKRIDLAVEHDKSLNNLPVTQDEEVLDAFFEVQDIPGLRTAYDNLENGIVEPVKTVPGFAQSRWEAPTGVAVGEEPNANIAALIDASVRGDIKIEDYAAQINELANQKYQEGKEAIGQ; translated from the coding sequence ATGAAGTGGATGAAATCTAGTATTGCTATTGTTGCTTCGTTCATGCTTGTGGTTGGTTGCAGTAATTCTAATAATGCATCAAACGATGAAAGCAAGGAAGCGAATAACGGAGATCAAGTAACGATTAAGTTTGCAAGCTGGGCGCTTGGAACGGAAGAAGATCAAAATATTGAGCGTCTGATGATTGACGAGTTTGAAGAGAAATACCCTAATATCAATGTGGAAATTGATGAGTCTATTGCAACAGATGATTGGAACAACTCCCTTTCTTCTGCAGCAAGTGCCAATGCTATGCCGGACGTGTTCATGGTATCTCAAGTACCGACTGGACTTGCGAATGACTGGTTGTTAGATGTAACAGAGCTGGCTGCTGAAGATGAGGATTTTGCAAACATTCCTGAAGTTGTAACAGATTCTGTTACATACAATGATGCTGTTTATGCCATTCCTAGTGCACAGCATTTCCTTGGTTATTTTGTTAATAAAGATCTATACAACCAGGCAAACCTGGATGTTCCTGAATATGGCTTCTCTATTGATGATTTCACGGAATCTGTTCGTTCTGTAACAAATGTGAACAGTGGCGTGGTTGGGTTGAACAATCCATTTGCCATTGTGGACTGGTATCCATCCTCTGTAAACGAAACGATTGGCTGGTATACATTCAGTGATGAAGAGTATCATTTGGATAGCAACGAATTCATTTCTGGTGTTAACCTTACAAGCAACTTTGTAACAAACGGTTATTCTTATGAGAATTTATCTGATGAGCAAAAAGCTAATTTCAATGGTGAGCATGCTGGAGAAGTATTTGCTGGTGGCGGGATCGGACTTTTCTGGGATGGATCCTGGGCAGTCGAAAACTTCTCTACTAACCTAGACTTTGATTGGGATTTTGTTGGAACTCCTGGTGGAAGAACGGTTATCGTAAATGATTTCATGGGAATCTCCAAATCTACTAAGCACCAAGAGGAAGCATTCCTTTTTGCAAAGTGGATGAGCTTTGGTAAAGAAGGATTCTTAAAGCGTATTGATTTAGCGGTCGAGCATGACAAGTCATTGAACAACTTGCCTGTGACTCAAGATGAAGAAGTATTGGATGCATTCTTCGAAGTTCAGGATATCCCTGGATTACGTACAGCGTATGACAATTTGGAAAACGGTATCGTGGAGCCTGTTAAAACTGTACCAGGATTTGCTCAATCCAGATGGGAAGCGCCGACTGGTGTAGCCGTTGGTGAAGAGCCGAACGCAAACATTGCGGCATTGATTGATGCAAGTGTCAGAGGCGACATTAAAATCGAAGACTATGCAGCGCAAATTAATGAATTAGCGAATCAAAAGTATCAAGAAGGCAAAGAAGCAATTGGTCAATAA
- a CDS encoding sugar ABC transporter permease — protein sequence MRSSLQKHASTSIFLAPYLIFFFTFIIIPVVVAILLSFTYFNAIEMPSFIGLANYVSVLTQDEVFMQRVLPNTLMFAFIVGPGGYILSFLLAWMLAQISKVPRTVLALIIYSPSMTAGIAMAVVWTIIFSGDQTGYLNSLLITIGVILEPVQWLQSPDHLMTIMIVVTLWGSMGVGFLAMLSGVLNINKEIYEAGYIDGIKNRFQEIIYITIPSMKPQMLFGAVMAVVGTFQAGAIGVALSGANPTPQYAGQLMVNHLEDYGFIRYEMGYAAAISVLLLLFVYIFSKIAWRLFGEKD from the coding sequence ATGAGGAGTAGCCTTCAAAAGCATGCAAGTACATCGATCTTTCTTGCACCATATTTAATCTTCTTCTTTACCTTTATCATCATCCCGGTGGTAGTGGCAATTCTCCTGTCTTTTACGTATTTCAACGCGATCGAGATGCCGAGCTTCATCGGACTTGCCAACTATGTCAGCGTGCTTACACAGGATGAGGTCTTTATGCAGCGCGTCCTGCCAAATACATTGATGTTTGCTTTCATCGTCGGGCCGGGAGGATATATTTTATCCTTCCTGCTTGCATGGATGTTAGCGCAAATTTCGAAGGTTCCAAGAACGGTTTTGGCGCTTATCATCTATTCCCCTTCCATGACAGCCGGGATTGCGATGGCTGTTGTGTGGACGATTATATTCAGTGGAGACCAAACGGGTTACTTGAATAGTTTATTGATTACGATTGGTGTCATCCTGGAGCCTGTTCAATGGCTTCAATCTCCAGATCACCTAATGACCATCATGATAGTCGTTACGCTTTGGGGAAGCATGGGGGTAGGATTCCTTGCGATGCTATCCGGTGTCTTGAATATCAATAAGGAAATCTATGAAGCTGGTTATATTGACGGCATCAAAAATAGATTCCAAGAGATCATTTATATCACCATTCCATCGATGAAGCCGCAGATGCTGTTCGGGGCAGTAATGGCGGTCGTTGGAACCTTCCAGGCCGGCGCTATCGGGGTCGCTTTATCAGGTGCCAACCCGACGCCTCAATATGCAGGTCAGTTGATGGTCAACCACTTGGAAGACTATGGATTCATCCGCTACGAAATGGGATATGCAGCAGCAATATCCGTTCTATTACTATTATTCGTATATATCTTCTCAAAAATCGCCTGGCGTTTATTCGGAGAAAAAGACTAA
- a CDS encoding extracellular solute-binding protein produces the protein MKRKMMFWSLILLLLVPGQFAFADEENTPEQVAEQVIEPRYLTILEQWNEVGQGNAQDFERVVTPADFLSNDGNSLLSSNESKDYGDQVSTWGDRNAVTIEVEVDEEGLYELGFDYYPLGEGIVPIEGSIQVNGEYPYFESRRILFPKDWRSASNEFEQDRFGDEIIPEQLPIDQWHFVKAEDSSYLQARPLKYQLKEGKNTITLENIRGEMLLGNIYVSGVGTIPTYEDYRENQPGDLAETNTITIEAEHPLKKNSSFIRPVNRQDASVVPYERDKRLLNAIGGESWETSGQTATWEMEVEEAGYYQISLKVLQEKQSGFPVFRTVMINGEVPFEEVESYSFQQKKSWVNETLSNGDGEPYYFYLEKGKNTLTLKGDASPVNRTLFEMDEVMKGIEQLSLSIKRLTGNNQDRSRGWRITEYMPEIEGELTSWADKLEGESEYLLGLSDGKESVEIVSLNIAVERLRELAADPDKIPARLTQLSEGSSSVAQLLGNATLELKKQPLIMDRIYIHGDETLPKPELGFFAKTKESVLKFFHSFQSNTLATEKVDDDVVDVWVNRPRQYVELMQNMVDQNFTPQTGIKVRFSIMPSEQKLILANAANSQPNLALGISSWLPYELAIRGAAYDLRQFEDFNETLGHFSPGAFLPMMIEDEVYGLPETQDFFVQFYRKDILNALDVPVPDTWEEVVDVLPELQRFGLNYYTPIAGAVAFKPFQSTSPFIYQHQGDLYKENGMGTTIDSDETVRGIQLMTDLNTIYSTPLQVPNFYNHFRYSTLPIGVSNFQTYVELTSAAPEISGWWDISLHPGVENEDGEVERWATGSGQAGMIFNGSKNKDAAWQVLKWWMSTETQTDFATTLQIMYGPSYMWNTANLDAFKQLPWPEEHKEVILEQWEHLREVPKTPYTYMVEREISNIWNKVVFDGENTRSAVDDAVVTIDREMRRKMEEFGYMKNGKIVKTYPIPTIEQVESWVEENEE, from the coding sequence ATGAAACGTAAAATGATGTTCTGGTCATTAATACTGCTGTTGCTAGTACCAGGCCAATTCGCATTTGCTGATGAAGAGAATACGCCTGAGCAGGTGGCAGAACAAGTCATTGAGCCACGCTATCTAACGATCCTCGAGCAGTGGAATGAAGTGGGACAGGGCAACGCGCAAGATTTCGAGCGCGTTGTCACTCCCGCTGATTTTTTATCCAATGATGGGAATAGCCTGCTTTCAAGTAATGAGAGCAAGGATTATGGCGATCAGGTATCCACTTGGGGAGACCGTAATGCTGTCACCATAGAAGTGGAAGTAGACGAAGAAGGGTTATATGAACTGGGCTTTGATTATTATCCTCTTGGTGAAGGAATCGTTCCAATAGAAGGTTCCATCCAAGTGAATGGGGAATATCCGTATTTTGAAAGTCGGAGAATTCTTTTTCCGAAGGACTGGAGAAGTGCAAGCAATGAGTTTGAGCAGGACCGTTTTGGGGATGAAATCATTCCTGAGCAGCTGCCGATCGACCAATGGCATTTTGTAAAAGCAGAGGATTCCAGTTATCTGCAAGCAAGACCATTAAAGTATCAATTAAAAGAAGGCAAAAATACGATCACGTTGGAGAATATCCGCGGAGAAATGCTGCTTGGCAATATTTATGTAAGCGGTGTGGGAACGATTCCTACATATGAAGATTATAGAGAGAACCAACCTGGGGACCTCGCTGAAACAAACACTATCACAATTGAAGCGGAGCACCCGCTTAAGAAGAACAGTTCTTTTATCAGACCTGTGAATAGACAGGATGCGTCCGTTGTCCCTTATGAGCGTGACAAACGCCTATTGAATGCAATCGGCGGGGAGTCATGGGAAACAAGTGGGCAAACGGCTACATGGGAAATGGAAGTGGAGGAAGCAGGCTACTACCAGATTTCCTTAAAGGTTTTACAAGAAAAACAATCTGGCTTTCCGGTGTTCCGGACAGTCATGATCAATGGAGAAGTACCTTTTGAAGAAGTGGAAAGCTATTCTTTCCAACAAAAGAAAAGCTGGGTGAATGAAACACTTAGTAACGGAGACGGGGAACCGTATTATTTTTATTTGGAAAAGGGGAAAAACACCCTGACATTAAAAGGTGACGCGTCACCTGTAAATCGCACGTTATTCGAGATGGATGAAGTGATGAAGGGCATTGAACAGCTCTCCTTATCCATTAAGCGCTTGACTGGAAACAACCAAGATCGCTCTCGCGGCTGGAGAATTACCGAGTACATGCCTGAGATTGAAGGGGAACTTACTTCCTGGGCGGATAAGCTTGAAGGAGAAAGTGAGTACCTGCTTGGCTTAAGTGATGGGAAAGAATCAGTGGAGATTGTATCGCTCAACATTGCCGTGGAACGGTTAAGGGAGCTTGCAGCAGATCCTGATAAAATTCCGGCACGACTGACACAGCTCTCCGAAGGCTCAAGCTCTGTCGCACAGCTTCTTGGTAATGCAACACTGGAATTGAAAAAACAGCCATTGATAATGGATCGAATATATATTCACGGTGACGAAACGTTGCCAAAACCGGAACTTGGATTTTTCGCAAAAACAAAAGAATCTGTCTTGAAATTCTTTCACTCCTTCCAATCCAATACATTGGCTACGGAAAAAGTGGATGATGATGTAGTGGATGTGTGGGTGAACAGACCACGACAATACGTAGAATTGATGCAAAATATGGTGGATCAAAACTTCACCCCGCAAACAGGGATAAAAGTTAGGTTTTCCATCATGCCTTCCGAGCAAAAATTGATCTTGGCCAATGCGGCGAACAGTCAGCCCAATCTCGCACTTGGAATCAGTAGCTGGTTGCCATATGAACTGGCTATCCGTGGCGCCGCATATGACTTAAGACAGTTTGAGGACTTCAATGAAACGTTAGGCCATTTCTCTCCTGGGGCGTTCTTGCCAATGATGATTGAGGATGAGGTATACGGTTTACCGGAGACGCAGGATTTCTTTGTACAGTTTTATAGAAAAGATATTTTAAATGCTTTGGATGTTCCTGTGCCTGATACTTGGGAGGAAGTAGTCGATGTCTTACCGGAGCTGCAGCGCTTTGGGTTGAACTACTATACACCGATTGCAGGGGCGGTTGCTTTCAAACCATTCCAATCAACATCCCCATTTATCTATCAACATCAAGGGGACTTGTATAAAGAGAATGGCATGGGGACCACGATCGATAGTGATGAAACGGTTCGCGGCATTCAGCTTATGACGGATTTGAACACGATCTACAGCACACCATTACAGGTGCCGAATTTCTATAACCACTTCCGTTATTCCACGTTGCCGATTGGTGTTTCTAACTTCCAGACATATGTGGAGCTTACATCTGCCGCACCGGAAATCTCAGGTTGGTGGGACATCTCCCTTCACCCTGGTGTGGAAAATGAAGACGGTGAAGTGGAGAGATGGGCGACAGGTTCTGGACAGGCTGGCATGATTTTTAACGGCAGCAAAAATAAGGACGCGGCATGGCAGGTGCTGAAATGGTGGATGTCCACAGAAACTCAGACTGACTTTGCCACCACCTTGCAGATCATGTACGGTCCGTCCTATATGTGGAATACTGCTAATCTTGATGCCTTTAAACAATTGCCATGGCCAGAGGAACATAAGGAAGTCATCCTCGAGCAATGGGAGCATTTAAGGGAAGTACCGAAAACGCCTTACACCTATATGGTAGAGCGTGAAATCAGTAATATATGGAACAAGGTTGTCTTTGACGGAGAGAATACCCGTTCAGCCGTAGACGATGCGGTGGTGACCATTGACCGTGAAATGAGACGGAAAATGGAGGAATTCGGATATATGAAAAACGGGAAAATCGTGAAGACCTATCCAATTCCAACGATTGAACAAGTAGAAAGCTGGGTGGAAGAAAATGAGGAGTAG
- a CDS encoding carbohydrate ABC transporter permease translates to MSAFHGTKINPDRFHKSQLKFYAFLIPLAIFMAMPIVFVFSHAFKPIDELFAYPPRFFVQKPTMQNFIDLMNNTSTSGVPMSRYLFNSISITLIVVFVTVLISTMAGYALSKKRFRLKKTIFEINTLALMFVSAAVVIPRYLLIEKVGLLDTFLVHIFPLIAMPIGLFLVKQFIDQIPNELIEAAQMDGATDYQIFRKIIIPLVKPAIATIAILSFQLVWNNTETSTLFVDNENLKTFAFYMSTLTATSSGNTVAGQGMAAAASLIMFIPNLIIFIILQSQVMNTMAHSGIK, encoded by the coding sequence GTGTCGGCATTCCATGGAACGAAAATAAATCCAGACCGTTTTCACAAAAGCCAATTAAAGTTCTATGCATTTCTAATACCGCTCGCCATCTTTATGGCTATGCCCATCGTCTTTGTCTTTTCCCACGCCTTTAAGCCGATCGATGAGCTTTTCGCTTATCCACCGCGCTTTTTTGTGCAAAAGCCGACGATGCAGAACTTCATAGACTTAATGAACAACACAAGTACATCGGGCGTTCCGATGTCCCGTTACTTGTTTAATAGTATTTCCATCACCCTCATTGTCGTATTTGTGACAGTCTTGATCAGTACAATGGCAGGGTATGCACTATCAAAAAAACGATTCAGACTAAAGAAAACCATCTTTGAAATCAACACCCTTGCCTTGATGTTCGTTTCGGCGGCAGTCGTCATCCCGCGTTACTTACTTATTGAAAAGGTGGGATTATTGGACACGTTCCTTGTTCACATTTTCCCGCTGATCGCGATGCCGATCGGGCTTTTCTTAGTAAAACAATTTATTGATCAAATACCAAACGAATTAATAGAAGCTGCCCAGATGGATGGGGCGACAGACTATCAAATTTTCCGGAAGATCATCATTCCGCTTGTAAAACCGGCAATTGCAACCATAGCCATTTTATCGTTTCAGCTTGTCTGGAATAACACGGAAACCTCGACATTGTTTGTCGATAATGAAAATTTGAAGACCTTTGCCTTTTATATGTCGACCTTAACGGCGACCTCCAGTGGAAACACGGTTGCTGGTCAAGGAATGGCGGCAGCGGCATCACTGATCATGTTCATTCCAAATTTAATCATCTTTATCATCTTACAAAGTCAAGTAATGAATACGATGGCACATTCAGGTATTAAGTAG
- a CDS encoding YIP1 family protein: MKRIFIGLLTVWLILLSPLQSFAALSVPYTTETVSTEGDIIETQTAYIPVGLFGSTSEIVNPEDVYIDQNNDVYVADSGTKKVTKFDENGRKLLEVGEGILQMPTGVFVDEEQQIYVADYTNEKVYRFSKEGEMLQEYGRPDSPLFGTRTPYKPQKITVDKRGNLYIIGEGSTNGIIQVGQDGTFLGFFGVNRTRPSLMSVIQDALTTDQQRSSMFLKVPPAPTNIAIDEKGLVYTITAGTRFETIRKLNIAGGNILPSGILDSSNLTDITIGPLGNFFVIDSNGRIIEFDSFGNILFLFGGKDDGTNRLGLFMDPSGIATDNLGRIFVTDRERGTIQLLEPTAFAEMLHGGISLYAQGLYIESEQYWSEVLRMNSSIGLAHNAMGEAYYKQQEYEEALQSFELVGNVEGYSDSFWEIRNQWMNDHLGFVFTILIGLFAIRATLLFADKKKGILSPARKRWQAFKNKKLLSELLFLGKFLRQPIDSFYYIKRQRRVSVLSATILYIILYLEFLFMKYFTGFIFRGGTSLEQINFGMEFILLFLPILLFIVSNYLVSTINDGEGKFSDIYIGTIYSLAPIIVLLVPITLMSNVLTLNEYFLYAFFMQVMMGWSLIILFIMIKEIHAFEFWGTVRNILTTIFCMIIIVLVCFIIYVLMDQVIDFVTAIIQEVILRV, encoded by the coding sequence ATGAAACGCATATTCATTGGTTTATTGACTGTATGGTTAATCCTCCTTTCTCCTTTGCAATCCTTTGCAGCCCTGTCTGTTCCATATACTACAGAGACGGTATCAACAGAAGGGGATATCATTGAGACGCAGACCGCTTATATTCCGGTTGGGCTTTTCGGAAGTACAAGTGAAATAGTCAATCCAGAAGATGTCTATATCGATCAAAACAATGATGTATATGTTGCGGATTCCGGTACGAAGAAAGTAACCAAATTTGATGAGAATGGTAGAAAACTCTTGGAAGTCGGAGAAGGAATCCTGCAAATGCCGACTGGGGTTTTTGTGGATGAAGAACAGCAAATTTACGTGGCGGATTATACAAACGAAAAAGTCTATCGTTTTTCTAAAGAAGGGGAAATGCTCCAAGAATACGGCAGACCTGATTCGCCGCTGTTTGGGACAAGGACGCCTTATAAACCACAGAAAATCACCGTGGATAAACGAGGCAACCTCTACATTATCGGAGAGGGTTCAACAAATGGGATCATCCAGGTTGGTCAAGATGGTACATTTCTTGGATTCTTCGGTGTAAACCGTACAAGGCCGTCGTTAATGTCTGTGATCCAGGATGCCCTGACAACAGACCAGCAGCGCTCCAGCATGTTCCTGAAAGTGCCGCCAGCGCCGACCAATATTGCGATTGATGAAAAAGGACTTGTATACACCATTACAGCAGGGACCAGATTTGAAACCATTCGAAAGTTGAACATTGCTGGTGGAAACATCTTGCCATCAGGAATTTTAGACTCGTCTAACCTAACTGATATCACAATTGGACCACTAGGCAATTTCTTTGTTATCGACAGTAATGGAAGAATTATTGAGTTTGATAGCTTTGGAAACATTCTCTTCTTATTCGGAGGAAAAGACGATGGCACAAACCGCCTTGGCCTGTTCATGGACCCATCGGGTATTGCAACCGACAATCTTGGGCGAATTTTTGTCACAGACCGTGAGCGCGGAACGATCCAACTTTTAGAGCCAACAGCTTTTGCAGAAATGCTTCACGGTGGAATCTCGCTATATGCACAAGGGCTCTACATAGAGAGTGAGCAATATTGGAGCGAAGTATTGCGCATGAACTCCTCCATCGGTCTTGCCCATAATGCAATGGGAGAAGCCTATTACAAGCAACAGGAATATGAAGAGGCCCTGCAATCCTTTGAGCTCGTCGGGAATGTGGAAGGGTATTCGGATTCCTTCTGGGAAATTAGGAACCAGTGGATGAATGATCATCTCGGGTTTGTCTTCACCATTCTCATTGGATTATTCGCAATCAGGGCGACCTTGCTTTTTGCAGATAAGAAGAAAGGGATTTTATCACCGGCAAGGAAAAGATGGCAGGCATTCAAAAATAAGAAACTATTAAGCGAGCTATTATTCCTTGGCAAGTTTTTACGTCAACCAATAGACAGTTTCTATTATATTAAAAGACAAAGAAGGGTTTCCGTTCTATCGGCGACCATCCTTTATATCATTCTTTATTTAGAATTCCTGTTCATGAAGTACTTCACAGGATTCATTTTTAGGGGCGGTACAAGCCTTGAGCAAATTAATTTCGGAATGGAATTCATTCTATTATTCCTGCCAATTCTTCTTTTCATAGTGTCTAACTATCTAGTCAGTACGATTAACGATGGAGAAGGAAAGTTCTCCGATATCTATATCGGAACCATTTATTCGTTGGCACCGATCATTGTGCTCTTAGTACCGATTACACTCATGTCAAACGTGCTAACACTTAATGAATACTTCCTGTACGCCTTCTTCATGCAAGTGATGATGGGATGGTCCTTGATTATCCTGTTCATCATGATTAAGGAAATTCATGCATTTGAATTCTGGGGAACGGTACGAAATATCCTGACGACCATTTTCTGTATGATCATCATCGTATTGGTTTGCTTCATCATCTACGTATTGATGGATCAGGTAATAGATTTTGTAACAGCAATCATCCAGGAGGTGATTCTCCGTGTATAA
- a CDS encoding DUF1854 domain-containing protein produces the protein MSEIFDITYFDPEKVQFFYGEGTTMNFRYMDKVYRNIGIFRTFPFSRPYEYIFIWDGDTELGVVKDVKQLNDESEAALRRELNVRYVVPEVEKIRSIKEEPGLWVFELDTDRGPLKLMMRNIHEHLDLLPPNRIIITDMDGKRCEITSYKELDMHSRKELSKVI, from the coding sequence ATGAGTGAAATATTCGATATTACATACTTTGACCCGGAAAAGGTACAGTTTTTCTACGGTGAAGGCACAACCATGAACTTTAGGTATATGGACAAGGTATATCGCAATATTGGCATTTTCCGGACCTTTCCGTTTTCACGACCTTATGAATATATTTTTATCTGGGATGGTGACACAGAGCTTGGCGTTGTAAAGGATGTAAAGCAATTAAATGACGAAAGTGAAGCTGCACTCAGAAGAGAATTGAATGTTCGTTATGTGGTTCCTGAGGTGGAAAAGATCCGATCGATTAAAGAAGAACCGGGTCTTTGGGTCTTTGAACTTGATACGGATAGGGGACCATTAAAGTTGATGATGCGAAACATTCACGAACATCTTGATTTGCTACCGCCCAACCGGATCATCATCACGGACATGGACGGAAAGAGATGTGAAATCACAAGCTACAAAGAACTGGATATGCACAGCAGAAAAGAATTATCCAAAGTGATTTAA